From Pongo pygmaeus isolate AG05252 chromosome 1, NHGRI_mPonPyg2-v2.0_pri, whole genome shotgun sequence, one genomic window encodes:
- the PRG4 gene encoding proteoglycan 4 isoform X1 has product MAWKTLPIYLLLLLSVFVIQQVSSQDLSSCAGRCGEGYSRDATCNCDYNCQHYMECCPDFKRVCTVELSCKGRCFESFERGRECDCDAQCKKYDKCCPDYESFCAEVHNPTSPPSSKKAPPPSGASQTIKSTTKRSPKPPNKKKTKKVVESEEITEEHSVSENQESSSSSSSSSSSSSTIRKIKSSKNSAANRELQKKLKVKDNKKNRTKKKPTPKPPVVDEAGSGLDNGDFKVTTPDMSTTQHNKVTTSPKITTAKPINPRPSLPPNSDTSKETSLTANKETTVETKETTTNKQTSTDGKEKTTSAKETQSVEKTSAKDLAPTSKVPAKPTPKAETTTKGPALTTPKEPTPTTPKEPSPTTTKEPAPTTPKEPAPTTPKEPAPTTPKEPAPTTPKKPASTTPKEPAPTTTKSAPTTPKEPAPTTPKETAPTTPKKPAPTTPKEPAPTTTKKPAPTTPKEPAPTTPKEPAPTTPKKPAPTTPKEPAPTTPKEPAPTTPKKPASTIPKEPAPTTTKSAPTTPKEPAPTTPKEPAPTTPKKPAPTTTKEPAPTTPKEPAPTTTKKPAPTTPKEPAPTTPKKPAPTTPKEPAPTTPKEPAPTTPKKPASTTPKEPAPATTKSALTTPKEPAPTTPKEPAPTTPEKLTPTTPEKLAPTTPEEPAPTTSEEPAPTTPEEPAPTTPEEPAPTTPKAPAPTTPKEPVPTTPKETAPTTPKEPAPTTPKETAPTTPKETAPTTPKETAPTTPKEPAPTTPKEPVPTTPKETAPTTPKESAPTTPKGTAPTTPKGTAPTTPKETAPTTLKEPAPTVPKKPAPKELAPTTTKEPTSTTSDKPAPTTPKETISTTPKEPAPTTPKKPAPTTPVTPPPTDSEVSTPTTTKEPPTSHKSPDESTPELSAEPTPKALENSPKEPGVPTTKTPTVTKPEMTTIAKDKTTERDIRTTPETTTAAPKMTKETATTTEKTTESKITTTTTQVTSTTTQDTTPFKITTLKTTTLAPKVTTTKKTITTTEIMNKPKETAKPKDRATNSKATTPKPQKPTKAPKKPTSTKKPKTTPRVRKPKTTPTPRKMTSTMPELNPTSRVEAMLQTTTRPNQTPNSKLVEVNPKNEDAGGAEGETPHMLPRPHVFMPEVTPDMAYLPRVPNQRIIINPMLSDETNICNGKPVDGLTTLRNGTLVAFRGHYFWMLSPFSPPSPARRITEVWGIPSPIDTVFTRCNCEGKTFFFKDSQYWRFTNDIKDAGYPKPIFKGFGGLTGQIVAALSTAKYKNWPESVYFFKRGGSIQQYIYKQEPVQKCPGRRPALNYPVYGETTQVRRRRFERAIGPSQTHTIRIHYSPTRLAYQDKGVLHNEVKVSILWRGLPNVVTSAISLPNIRKPDGYDYYAFSKDQYYNIDVPSRTARAITTRSGQTLSKVWYNCP; this is encoded by the exons atttatcaaGCTGTGCAGGGAGATGTGGGGAAGGGTATTCTAGAGATGCCACCTGCAACTGTGATTATAACTGTCAACACTACATGGAGTGCTGCCCTGATTTCAAGAGAGTCTGCACTGTGG AGCTTTCCTGTAAAGGCCGCTGCTTTGAGTCCTTcgagagagggagggagtgtgACTGCGATGCCCAATGTAAGAAGTATGACAAGTGCTGTCCTGATTATGAGAGTTTCTGTGCAGAAG TGCATAATCCCACATCACCACCATCTTCAAAGAAAGCACCTCCACCTTCAGGAGCATCTCAAACCATCAAATCAACAACCAAACGTTCACCCAAACCACCAAACAAGAAGAAGACTAAGAAAGTTGTAGAATCAGAGGAAATAACAGAAG AACATTCTGTTTCTGAAAATCAagagtcctcctcctcctcctcctcctcttcctcttcttcttcaacAATTCGGAAAATCAAGTCTTCCAAAAATTCAGCTGCTAATAGAGAATTACAGAAGAAACTCAAAG TAAAAGATAACAAGAAGAACAGAACTAAAAAGAAACCTACCCCCAAACCACCAGttgtagatgaagctggaagtggATTGGATAATGGTGACTTCAAGGTCACAACTCCTGACATGTCTACCACCCAACACAATAAAGTCACCACATCTCCCAAGATCACAACAGCAAAACCAATAAATCCCAGACCCAGTCTTCCACCCAATTCTGATACATCTAAAGAGACGTCTTTGACAGCGAATAAAGAGACAACAGTTGAAACTAAAGAAACTACTACAAATAAACAGACTTCAACTGATGGAAAAGAGAAGACTACTTCCGCTAAAGAGACACAAAGTGTAGAGAAAACATCTGCTAAAGATTTAGCACCTACATCTAAAGTGCCGGCTAAACCTACACCCAAAGCTGAAACTACAACCAAAGGCCCTGCTCTCACCACTCCCAAGGAGCCCACGCCCACCACTCCCAAGGAGCCTTCACCCACCACCACCAAGGAGCCTGCACCCACCACCCCCAAGGAGCCTGCACCCACCACCCCCAAGGAGCCTGCACCCACCACCCCCAAGGAGCCTGCACCCACCACTCCCAAGAAGCCTGCATCTACCACTCCCAAAGAGcctgcacccaccaccaccaagtCTGCACCCACTACTCCCAAGGAGCCTGCCCCAACTACCCCCAAGGAGACTGCACCCACCACCCCTAAGAAGCCTGCACCCACCACCCCCAAGGAGcctgcacccaccaccaccaagaaGCCTGCACCCACCACTCCCAAGGAGCCTGCACCCACTACTCCCAAAGAGCCTGCCCCAACTACCCCCAAGAAGCCTGCACCCACCACCCCCAAGGAGCCTGCACCCACCACCCCCAAGGAGCCTGCACCCACCACTCCCAAGAAGCCTGCATCTACCATTCCCAAAGAGcctgcacccaccaccaccaagtCTGCACCCACTACTCCCAAGGAGCCTGCCCCAACTACCCCCAAGGAGCCTGCACCCACCACCCCCAAGAAGcctgcacccaccaccaccaaggAGCCTGCACCCACCACTCCCAAGGAGcctgcacccaccaccaccaagaaGCCTGCACCCACTACTCCCAAAGAGCCTGCCCCAACTACCCCCAAGAAGCCTGCACCCACCACCCCCAAGGAGCCTGCACCCACCACCCCCAAGGAGCCTGCACCCACCACTCCCAAGAAGCCTGCATCTACCACTCCCAAAGAGCCTGCACCCGCCACCACCAAGTCTGCACTCACTACTCCCAAGGAGCCTGCCCCAACTACCCCCAAGGAGCCTGCACCCACCACCCCCGAGAAGCTCACACCCACCACCCCCGAGAAGCTCGCACCCACCACCCCCGAGGAGCCCGCACCCACCACCTCCGAGGAGCCCGCTCCCACCACCCCTGAGGAGCCCGCTCCCACCACCCCTGAGGAACCCGCTCCCACCACTCCCAAGGCACCAGCTCCCACCACCCCTAAGGAGCCTGTTCCAACTACCCCTAAGGAGACTGCTCCAACTACCCCTAAGGAGCCTGCTCCAACTACCCCTAAGGAGACTGCTCCAACTACCCCTAAGGAGACTGCTCCAACTACCCCTAAGGAGACTGCTCCAACTACCCCTAAGGAGCCTGCTCCAACTACCCCTAAGGAGCCTGTTCCAACTACCCCTAAGGAGACTGCTCCAACTACCCCTAAGGAGTCTGCTCCAACTACCCCTAAGGGGACTGCTCCAACTACCCCTAAGGGGACTGCTCCAACTACCCCTAAGGAAACTGCTCCAACTACCCTCAAGGAACCTGCACCCACTGTTCCCAAGAAGCCTGCCCCCAAGGAGCttgcacccaccaccaccaaggAGCCCACATCCACCACCTCTGACAAGCCCGCTCCAACTACCCCTAAGGAGACTATTTCAACTACCCCCAAGGAGCCTGCACCCACTACCCCCAAGAAGCCTGCTCCAACTACTCCTGTGACACCTCCTCCAACCGATTCAGAGGTCTCTACTCCAACTACCACCAAGGAGCCTCCCACTAGCCACAAAAGCCCTGATGAATCAACTCCTGAGCTTTCTGCAGAACCCACACCAAAGGCTCTTGAAAACAGTCCCAAGGAACCTGGTGTACCTACAACTAAGACTCCTACAGTGACTAAACCTGAAATGACTACAATAGCTAAAGACAAGACAACAGAAAGAGACATACGTACTACACCTGAAACTACAACTGCTGCACCTAAGATGACAAAAGAGACAGCAACTACAACAGAAAAAACTACCGAATCCAAAATAACAACTACAACCACACAAGTAACATCTACCACAACTCAAGATACCACACCATTCAAAATTACTACTCTTAAAACAACTACTCTTGCACCCAAAGTAActacaacaaaaaagacaattaCTACCACTGAGATTATGAACAAACCTAAAGAAACAGCTAAACCAAAAGACAGAGCTACTAATTCTAAAGCGACAACTCCTAAACCTCAAAAGCCAACCAAAGCACCCAAAAAACCCACTTCTACCAAAAAGCCAAAAACAACGCCTAGAGTGAGAAAACCAAAGACGACACCAACTCCCCGCAAGATGACATCAACAATGCCAGAATTGAACCCTACCTCAAGAGTAGAAGCCATGCTCCAAACCACCACCAGACCTAACCAAACTCCAAACTCCAAACTAGTTGAAGTAAATCCAAAGAATGAAGATGCAGGTGGTGCTGAAGGAGAAACACCTCATATGCTTCCCAGGCCCCATGTGTTCATGCCTGAAGTTACTCCCGACATGGCTTACTTACCGAGAGTACCCAATCAACGCATTATCATCAATCCCATGCTTTCCG atGAGACCAATATATGCAATGGTAAGCCAGTAGATGGACTGACTACTTTGCGCAATGGGACATTGGTTGCATTCCGAG GTCATTATTTCTGGATGCTAAGTCCATTCAGTCCACCATCTCCAGCTCGCAGAATTACTGAAGTTTGGGGTATTCCTTCCCCCATTGATACTGTTTTTACTAGGTGCAACTGTGAAGGAAAAACTTTCTTCTTTAAG GATTCTCAGTACTGGCGTTTTACCAATGATATAAAAGATGCAGGGTACCCCAAACCAATTTTCAAAGGATTTGGAGGACTAACTGGACAAATAGTGGCAGCGCTTTCAACAGCTAAATACAAGAACTGGCCTGAATCTGTGTATTTTTTCAAGAGAG GTGGCAGCATTCAGCAGTATATTTATAAACAGGAACCTGTACAGAAGTGCCCTGGAAGAAGGCCTGCTCTAAATTATCCAGTGTATGGAGAAACGACACAGGTTAGGAGACGTCGCTTTGAACGTGCTATAGGACCTTCTCAAACACACACCATCAGAATTCACTATTCACCCACCAGACTGGCTTATCAAGACAAAG GTGTCCTTCATAATGAAGTTAAAGTGAGTATACTGTGGAGAGGACTTCCAAATGTGGTTACCTCAGCTATATCACTGCCCAACATCAGAAAACCTGATGGCTATGATTACTATGCCTTTTCTAAAG ATCAATACTATAACATTGATGTGCCTAGTAGAACAGCAAGAGCAATTACTACTCGTTCTGGGCAGACCTTATCCAAAGTCTGGTACAACTGTCCTTAG
- the PRG4 gene encoding proteoglycan 4 isoform X2: MAWKTLPIYLLLLLSVFVIQQVSSQELSCKGRCFESFERGRECDCDAQCKKYDKCCPDYESFCAEVHNPTSPPSSKKAPPPSGASQTIKSTTKRSPKPPNKKKTKKVVESEEITEEHSVSENQESSSSSSSSSSSSSTIRKIKSSKNSAANRELQKKLKVKDNKKNRTKKKPTPKPPVVDEAGSGLDNGDFKVTTPDMSTTQHNKVTTSPKITTAKPINPRPSLPPNSDTSKETSLTANKETTVETKETTTNKQTSTDGKEKTTSAKETQSVEKTSAKDLAPTSKVPAKPTPKAETTTKGPALTTPKEPTPTTPKEPSPTTTKEPAPTTPKEPAPTTPKEPAPTTPKEPAPTTPKKPASTTPKEPAPTTTKSAPTTPKEPAPTTPKETAPTTPKKPAPTTPKEPAPTTTKKPAPTTPKEPAPTTPKEPAPTTPKKPAPTTPKEPAPTTPKEPAPTTPKKPASTIPKEPAPTTTKSAPTTPKEPAPTTPKEPAPTTPKKPAPTTTKEPAPTTPKEPAPTTTKKPAPTTPKEPAPTTPKKPAPTTPKEPAPTTPKEPAPTTPKKPASTTPKEPAPATTKSALTTPKEPAPTTPKEPAPTTPEKLTPTTPEKLAPTTPEEPAPTTSEEPAPTTPEEPAPTTPEEPAPTTPKAPAPTTPKEPVPTTPKETAPTTPKEPAPTTPKETAPTTPKETAPTTPKETAPTTPKEPAPTTPKEPVPTTPKETAPTTPKESAPTTPKGTAPTTPKGTAPTTPKETAPTTLKEPAPTVPKKPAPKELAPTTTKEPTSTTSDKPAPTTPKETISTTPKEPAPTTPKKPAPTTPVTPPPTDSEVSTPTTTKEPPTSHKSPDESTPELSAEPTPKALENSPKEPGVPTTKTPTVTKPEMTTIAKDKTTERDIRTTPETTTAAPKMTKETATTTEKTTESKITTTTTQVTSTTTQDTTPFKITTLKTTTLAPKVTTTKKTITTTEIMNKPKETAKPKDRATNSKATTPKPQKPTKAPKKPTSTKKPKTTPRVRKPKTTPTPRKMTSTMPELNPTSRVEAMLQTTTRPNQTPNSKLVEVNPKNEDAGGAEGETPHMLPRPHVFMPEVTPDMAYLPRVPNQRIIINPMLSDETNICNGKPVDGLTTLRNGTLVAFRGHYFWMLSPFSPPSPARRITEVWGIPSPIDTVFTRCNCEGKTFFFKDSQYWRFTNDIKDAGYPKPIFKGFGGLTGQIVAALSTAKYKNWPESVYFFKRGGSIQQYIYKQEPVQKCPGRRPALNYPVYGETTQVRRRRFERAIGPSQTHTIRIHYSPTRLAYQDKGVLHNEVKVSILWRGLPNVVTSAISLPNIRKPDGYDYYAFSKDQYYNIDVPSRTARAITTRSGQTLSKVWYNCP; the protein is encoded by the exons AGCTTTCCTGTAAAGGCCGCTGCTTTGAGTCCTTcgagagagggagggagtgtgACTGCGATGCCCAATGTAAGAAGTATGACAAGTGCTGTCCTGATTATGAGAGTTTCTGTGCAGAAG TGCATAATCCCACATCACCACCATCTTCAAAGAAAGCACCTCCACCTTCAGGAGCATCTCAAACCATCAAATCAACAACCAAACGTTCACCCAAACCACCAAACAAGAAGAAGACTAAGAAAGTTGTAGAATCAGAGGAAATAACAGAAG AACATTCTGTTTCTGAAAATCAagagtcctcctcctcctcctcctcctcttcctcttcttcttcaacAATTCGGAAAATCAAGTCTTCCAAAAATTCAGCTGCTAATAGAGAATTACAGAAGAAACTCAAAG TAAAAGATAACAAGAAGAACAGAACTAAAAAGAAACCTACCCCCAAACCACCAGttgtagatgaagctggaagtggATTGGATAATGGTGACTTCAAGGTCACAACTCCTGACATGTCTACCACCCAACACAATAAAGTCACCACATCTCCCAAGATCACAACAGCAAAACCAATAAATCCCAGACCCAGTCTTCCACCCAATTCTGATACATCTAAAGAGACGTCTTTGACAGCGAATAAAGAGACAACAGTTGAAACTAAAGAAACTACTACAAATAAACAGACTTCAACTGATGGAAAAGAGAAGACTACTTCCGCTAAAGAGACACAAAGTGTAGAGAAAACATCTGCTAAAGATTTAGCACCTACATCTAAAGTGCCGGCTAAACCTACACCCAAAGCTGAAACTACAACCAAAGGCCCTGCTCTCACCACTCCCAAGGAGCCCACGCCCACCACTCCCAAGGAGCCTTCACCCACCACCACCAAGGAGCCTGCACCCACCACCCCCAAGGAGCCTGCACCCACCACCCCCAAGGAGCCTGCACCCACCACCCCCAAGGAGCCTGCACCCACCACTCCCAAGAAGCCTGCATCTACCACTCCCAAAGAGcctgcacccaccaccaccaagtCTGCACCCACTACTCCCAAGGAGCCTGCCCCAACTACCCCCAAGGAGACTGCACCCACCACCCCTAAGAAGCCTGCACCCACCACCCCCAAGGAGcctgcacccaccaccaccaagaaGCCTGCACCCACCACTCCCAAGGAGCCTGCACCCACTACTCCCAAAGAGCCTGCCCCAACTACCCCCAAGAAGCCTGCACCCACCACCCCCAAGGAGCCTGCACCCACCACCCCCAAGGAGCCTGCACCCACCACTCCCAAGAAGCCTGCATCTACCATTCCCAAAGAGcctgcacccaccaccaccaagtCTGCACCCACTACTCCCAAGGAGCCTGCCCCAACTACCCCCAAGGAGCCTGCACCCACCACCCCCAAGAAGcctgcacccaccaccaccaaggAGCCTGCACCCACCACTCCCAAGGAGcctgcacccaccaccaccaagaaGCCTGCACCCACTACTCCCAAAGAGCCTGCCCCAACTACCCCCAAGAAGCCTGCACCCACCACCCCCAAGGAGCCTGCACCCACCACCCCCAAGGAGCCTGCACCCACCACTCCCAAGAAGCCTGCATCTACCACTCCCAAAGAGCCTGCACCCGCCACCACCAAGTCTGCACTCACTACTCCCAAGGAGCCTGCCCCAACTACCCCCAAGGAGCCTGCACCCACCACCCCCGAGAAGCTCACACCCACCACCCCCGAGAAGCTCGCACCCACCACCCCCGAGGAGCCCGCACCCACCACCTCCGAGGAGCCCGCTCCCACCACCCCTGAGGAGCCCGCTCCCACCACCCCTGAGGAACCCGCTCCCACCACTCCCAAGGCACCAGCTCCCACCACCCCTAAGGAGCCTGTTCCAACTACCCCTAAGGAGACTGCTCCAACTACCCCTAAGGAGCCTGCTCCAACTACCCCTAAGGAGACTGCTCCAACTACCCCTAAGGAGACTGCTCCAACTACCCCTAAGGAGACTGCTCCAACTACCCCTAAGGAGCCTGCTCCAACTACCCCTAAGGAGCCTGTTCCAACTACCCCTAAGGAGACTGCTCCAACTACCCCTAAGGAGTCTGCTCCAACTACCCCTAAGGGGACTGCTCCAACTACCCCTAAGGGGACTGCTCCAACTACCCCTAAGGAAACTGCTCCAACTACCCTCAAGGAACCTGCACCCACTGTTCCCAAGAAGCCTGCCCCCAAGGAGCttgcacccaccaccaccaaggAGCCCACATCCACCACCTCTGACAAGCCCGCTCCAACTACCCCTAAGGAGACTATTTCAACTACCCCCAAGGAGCCTGCACCCACTACCCCCAAGAAGCCTGCTCCAACTACTCCTGTGACACCTCCTCCAACCGATTCAGAGGTCTCTACTCCAACTACCACCAAGGAGCCTCCCACTAGCCACAAAAGCCCTGATGAATCAACTCCTGAGCTTTCTGCAGAACCCACACCAAAGGCTCTTGAAAACAGTCCCAAGGAACCTGGTGTACCTACAACTAAGACTCCTACAGTGACTAAACCTGAAATGACTACAATAGCTAAAGACAAGACAACAGAAAGAGACATACGTACTACACCTGAAACTACAACTGCTGCACCTAAGATGACAAAAGAGACAGCAACTACAACAGAAAAAACTACCGAATCCAAAATAACAACTACAACCACACAAGTAACATCTACCACAACTCAAGATACCACACCATTCAAAATTACTACTCTTAAAACAACTACTCTTGCACCCAAAGTAActacaacaaaaaagacaattaCTACCACTGAGATTATGAACAAACCTAAAGAAACAGCTAAACCAAAAGACAGAGCTACTAATTCTAAAGCGACAACTCCTAAACCTCAAAAGCCAACCAAAGCACCCAAAAAACCCACTTCTACCAAAAAGCCAAAAACAACGCCTAGAGTGAGAAAACCAAAGACGACACCAACTCCCCGCAAGATGACATCAACAATGCCAGAATTGAACCCTACCTCAAGAGTAGAAGCCATGCTCCAAACCACCACCAGACCTAACCAAACTCCAAACTCCAAACTAGTTGAAGTAAATCCAAAGAATGAAGATGCAGGTGGTGCTGAAGGAGAAACACCTCATATGCTTCCCAGGCCCCATGTGTTCATGCCTGAAGTTACTCCCGACATGGCTTACTTACCGAGAGTACCCAATCAACGCATTATCATCAATCCCATGCTTTCCG atGAGACCAATATATGCAATGGTAAGCCAGTAGATGGACTGACTACTTTGCGCAATGGGACATTGGTTGCATTCCGAG GTCATTATTTCTGGATGCTAAGTCCATTCAGTCCACCATCTCCAGCTCGCAGAATTACTGAAGTTTGGGGTATTCCTTCCCCCATTGATACTGTTTTTACTAGGTGCAACTGTGAAGGAAAAACTTTCTTCTTTAAG GATTCTCAGTACTGGCGTTTTACCAATGATATAAAAGATGCAGGGTACCCCAAACCAATTTTCAAAGGATTTGGAGGACTAACTGGACAAATAGTGGCAGCGCTTTCAACAGCTAAATACAAGAACTGGCCTGAATCTGTGTATTTTTTCAAGAGAG GTGGCAGCATTCAGCAGTATATTTATAAACAGGAACCTGTACAGAAGTGCCCTGGAAGAAGGCCTGCTCTAAATTATCCAGTGTATGGAGAAACGACACAGGTTAGGAGACGTCGCTTTGAACGTGCTATAGGACCTTCTCAAACACACACCATCAGAATTCACTATTCACCCACCAGACTGGCTTATCAAGACAAAG GTGTCCTTCATAATGAAGTTAAAGTGAGTATACTGTGGAGAGGACTTCCAAATGTGGTTACCTCAGCTATATCACTGCCCAACATCAGAAAACCTGATGGCTATGATTACTATGCCTTTTCTAAAG ATCAATACTATAACATTGATGTGCCTAGTAGAACAGCAAGAGCAATTACTACTCGTTCTGGGCAGACCTTATCCAAAGTCTGGTACAACTGTCCTTAG